One genomic region from bacterium encodes:
- a CDS encoding MipA/OmpV family protein, producing the protein MPADLASEGRPAYEPGDVVNPEIGLSVLRELRNDWRVILSASVIFLAPELTASPIVEKSQVFTGFGAINRLF; encoded by the coding sequence GTGCCTGCAGATCTTGCCAGTGAGGGACGTCCGGCGTATGAGCCCGGCGATGTGGTGAATCCCGAGATCGGGTTGTCCGTTTTGCGTGAATTGAGGAACGATTGGCGTGTTATTCTCTCTGCCAGTGTCATTTTCCTGGCTCCGGAACTTACGGCCAGTCCGATTGTCGAAAAGTCTCAGGTCTTTACCGGGTTTGGGGCCATCAACCGGTTGTTCTGA